TGGACTATACCTTCATGGAGACACATTGTGGATGTGCTAATTGGGGGACTTCAAACTGGTATGGTGAGGGTTAAAAATAAAGTCATTTCAATTCAAACAGGCATATTTTCATGAGGGCAAGTATCCCGTCCCCCAAGGATGACTTGATTGGTATCAAATTGGAAAGAGATGAAAAGAAAACTACAAAAACACACtagcattttgttgttgttgccagggGTGTAGATACAACCAAAAACAAAAAggctaaataaaaaaaaaagagaatagGAAATATATACAAACTTCACTATCAGGATCCCCCCTTCACCAGTAGCCATCTTTAGTGTTTAATCGCCTTTGTCTCTTCGTGGGAAACTAGAGCTTTACTTACGCAAGCATGAAATCACACCCTTTCAAACGCTAAAATGGCGGAGAGCCCTCTGCGGTTGGATACATATTTAAGTAGATATAATTCAACTGAAAACGCTCTGGTTAAATACGCACAAtacttttttttgtcttttaGATCACAGCTCGCATCATTTCTCTAAATACATCAGGCACTGTATACTTGGCACACAGTGTGGAGGAGCATAGTTAAGTTCAGTAGCTAGTTGACTATATATTCACTGTGCCCTCAACCCATCCTACTTTCATTATAGTAATAGAAACACCGCTTCTCATCCTGATTCTTCCCCATATCACCCTGTCCCAGCACCCCACCTAGCTTCCGCTTACTGCCCATGATAGGCCTGCCACTTCAAAAGCTACCTTTTAAGTTCTTACAACCTGCTTTGTCTGGCTAGTCCTTCACAAAAGAGCTCATTAGAATGAATTAACAAGAAAACAGAAAAATCAAGTAAAACCAAAGAAAAACACAACATAAAAACAAATTATAATAAGCTCCATTTGCAGTCAATTTAGCCATGCTTTTAACAGACAGCAGTGGAGGGCACACCCAGAATGTGTCAGCATATTATCGTCTCAAAGGTTCATAATGCACGACCACATATGAAAATGACAGAGAATCAACAAGTTGGTGTGAGTCTAGTTTCTCTTTCCTTCTATTTCCTTTTCTTTCAAATGACCCACAAGGAAGTGTGGAATGGGGAGGGAAAGGGGACATACAGTTTGGGTTCCGTTCCCATTTACCATTGTTCAGTAATTATTAGTGAGGTCACCGAATCAGAGCAGGTACGGGGCGGTCGACAGGGAGGACGGGATCTTTAttgagattatatatatatatatatatatatatatatataaatatatattttttttttattcagtgCAGATTCattagtaacacacacacacacacattcctccaGTTTGTGATTCAtgaagaaaaagaaagagagagaatgggaattCAACTCAATGAACAGAAATCAATAAAATAATAACTTGGTTTGATGTGTTTCTATGAGAttgtgatatatatatttttttaaatgtaaaaaaaaataaatctAAAACATGTTAGGGTAACTAAGGGCAGGCGCCTCTTTCTCACTGCGTCCCGAGAGGCTAGCAAAAGGCAATTACCAGTTAACTGATCAGCAGGCAGGCTTGGGGCGGCTCGTCATTGGGTGAAGAGTTCAGAGGTCAGAAGGTCATGTGTTAGTTGCCGGTGGCGGCTAGGTGGTtagaaacaaaaaacaaacaaaaagaaagaaatagaaaggatattaGTGTCAGCAAGAAGAGACTGGAATGACATCATTTTTAACAATAAAATTACTGCAATCTCTTATTCCCACTAATTCCCGCCAAGAGACAAACCCAGCTAGCTAATATTGTTATAATCATGAGGTTGTTACATCACGATCTCAACTACTAAGCCCCAACCTGAATTAAAACGTTACATTGGCCCGAGTACCAGAACTCAAGAGAGGTCGAACAAAGTACAAAAAAATAAGTATGGTTTAGTTTGAGGTTGGAATGGAAATGACCTACAGTGTGATTAGTGGTAAGGAGACTTAAAGTAACTAGCTAGTGTTACGTAATGAATAACAGTAACTAGCTAGTGTTACGCAATGAATAACAGTAACTAGCTAGTGTTACGTAATGAATAACAGTAACTAGCTAGTGTTACGCAATGAATAACAGTAACTAGCTAGTGTTACGTAATGAATAACAGTAACTAGCTAGTGTTACGTAATGAATAACAGTAACTAGCTAGTGTTACGTAATGAATAACAGTAACTAGCTAGTGTTACGCAATGAATAACGGTAACTAGCTAGTGTTACGCAATGAATAACGGTAACTAGCTAGTGTTACGTAATGAATAACGGTAACTAGCTAGTGTTACGCAATGAATAACAGTAACTAGCCAGTGTTACGCAATGAATAACAGTAATTAGCTTGTGTTACGCAATGAATAACAGTAACTAGCTTGTGTTACGTAATGAATAACAGTAACTAGAGTTACGTAATGAATAACAGTAACTAGCGTTACGTAATGAATAACAGTAACTAGCGTTACGTAATGAATAACCGTAACTAGCTAGTGTTACGCAATGGATAACAGTAACTAGCGTTACGCAATGAATAACAGTAACTAGCGTTACGTAATGAATAACCGTAACTAGCTAGTGTTACGCAATGAATAACCGTAACTAGCTAGTGTTACGCAATGAATAACCGTAACTAGCTAGTGTTACGCAATGAATAACCGTAACTAGCTAGTGTTACGCAATGAATAACCGTAACTAGCTAGTGTTACGCAATGAATAACAGTAACTAGCTAGTGTTACGCAATGAATAACAGTAACTAGCTAGTGTTACGCAATGAATAACAGTAACTAGCTAGTGTTACGCAATGAATAACAGTAACTAGCGTTACGCAATTAATAACAGTAACTGGCGTTACGCAATTAATAACAGTAACTGGCGTTACGCAATTAATAACAGTAACTGGCGTTACGCAATGAATAACAGTAACTGGCTTGTGTTACGTAATGAATAACAGTAACTAGCTTGTGTTACGTAATGAATAACAGTAACTAGCTTGTGTTACGTAATGAATAACAGTAACTAGCGTTACGTAATGAATAACAGTAACTAGCGTTACGTAATGAATAACAGTAACTAGCGTTACGTAATGAATAACCGTAACTAGCTAGTGTTACGCAATGAATAACAGTAACTAGCCAGTGTTACGCAATGAATAACAGTAACTAGCCAGTGTTACGCAATGAATAACAGTAACTAGCCAGTGTTAAGCAATGAATAACAGTAATTAGCTTTTGTTACGCaatgaataacaacaacaagtgtTACGCAATGAATAACAGTAATTAGCTTGTGTTACGCAATGAATAACAGTAACTAGCTAGTGTTACATAATGAATAACAGTAACTAGCTAGTGTTACATAATGAATAACAGTAACTAGCTAGTGTTACGTAATGAATAACAGTAACTAGCTAGTGTTACGTAATGAATAACAGTAATTAGCTTGTGTTACGCAATGAATAACAGTAACTAGCGTTACGCAATGAATAACAGTAACTAGCGTTACGTAATGAATAACCGTAACTAGCGTTACGTAATGAGTAACCGTAACTAGCGTTACGTAATGGGTAACCGTAACTAGCTAGTGTTACGCAATGAATAACCGTAACTAGCTAGTGTTACGCAATGAATAACAGTAACTAGCTAGTGTTACGCAATGAATAACAGTAACTAGCGTTACGCAATGAATAACAGTAACTAGCGTTACGCAATGAATAACAGTAACTGGCGTTACGCAATTAATAACAGTAACTAGGTTACGTAATGAATAACAGTAACTAGCGTTACGCAATGAATAACAGTAACTAGCGTTACGCAATGAATAACAGTAACTAGCGTTACGCAATGAATAACAGTAACCTGCGTTACGCAATGAATAACAGTAACCTGCGTTACGTAATGAATAACAGTAACCAGCGTTACGTAATGAATAACAGTAACCAGCGTTACGCAATGAATAACAGTAACTAGGTTACGTAATGAATAACAGTAACTAGCGTTACGTAATGAATAACAGTAACTAGGTTACGTAATGAATAACAGTAACTAGCGTTACGTAATGAATAACAGTAACTAGCGTTACGTAATGAATAACAGTAACTAGCGTTACGTAATGAATAACAGTAACTAGCGTTACGTAATGAATAACCGTAACCAGGTTACGTAATGAATAACCGTAACTAGCGTTACGTAATGAATAACCGTAACTAGCGTTACGTAATGAATAACCGTAACTAGCGTTACGTAATGAATAACCGTAACTAGGTTACGTAATGAATAACAGTAACTAGCGTAACGTAATGAATAACAGTAACTAGCGTTACGTAATGAATAACCGTAATTAGCGTTACGTAATGAATAACAGTAACTAGCATTACGTAATGAATACCCGTAACTAGCGTTACGTAATGAATACCCGTAACTATCGTTACGTAATGAATAACCGTAACTAGCGTTACGTAATGAATAACCGTAACTAGCGTTACGTAATGAATAACCGTAACTATCGATACGTAATGAATAACCGTAACTAGGTTACGTAATGAATAACTGTAACTAGCGTTACATAATGAATAACAGTAACTAGCGTTACGTAATGAATAACAGTAACTAGCGTTACGTAATGAATAACCGTAACTAGCGTTACGTAATGAATAGATTAATTTCCCCCAATTGTTTGTCTTTATTATCAGTATATACAGGAACCATAAATAGACTTGTTATAAAATGTCAGAATATAAAATGACAGTACCTCATGTACAACTGAAATAGCAACATTTTTTCATTGTATTTTTCCATTTTATTTCAATACTTAAACACACCGCAGAGAGAACGCTAACTGGCTTTGATTAGGTATGTCCGTCCTaccaattttatttttttacagaaaaCAAAAATCAAGACATGAACCAAGTGGAAAAATGATGCCTGGTGGCTACTGTACTGCTGTCTACCTTTTCTACTTCGTGTTCAGTCGCTTTCCACTCGGTTCCTCATAAGTAAAACAAATGGAATGATGGAAACAAGGCTGACCTATTTTAGGATCTAATCTCACATCAGAGGAATGGTAAGAAAACGTCGCTTGAAAACGGCGTGTGATACCTGTTCTGTCACCAAGGGTCACAGTTCATGTAAACCAAAGCAATTAACATCGTTTTGCCTGAGCATTGAAATATAGTTCTATATCGAGTACTACGTATGTAAACAATGTGCATAATGTGCAGTATATAAAAACACGAGAAATCCCCAACTAAGGCAAATATAAGGCAATGCAATCAACAGGCAAAGTAAAGCATCCTAGAGACTAAACTAACCTCTGTCTACAATCCTTTGGTAAGGATGGACGCGCGAGTCATGTCGTCTCATTTTAGTAGCCATTGCACCTAGATTGCAACAAGTCCACAAGGTTAGAAACTGTTCACTTTAGGAGGGGAAAAACAAGTCTTACACAGTAATACATATTGACATTTACATATACTGCTTATACATTAGATCCTAATACACATAAACATGACAGACATATATGAACAAATGCatagaaaaaaacaaacatttgctttAATTTGATATCTACAAATGTATAACTTAGGTAGTAAAATGTCACAGTACTCAGTGTTACATAGAGGATTTGTGGAAACCGGTGGGCAGGGGGACAGGGGACTAAAGCTATCTAGCAAAAGAAAAGCTCGTCTTTCATAGGAGAAGGGGGGATTGAGGAAGAAAAACAATtggctgattttgaatggaatgAAAATCCAATGCAGCTCAGATCCTAATTGGATAGTGCAAGACACCACCTGGCTCTCTCACATCTCTACATCTCTCAGTATCAATCTGCTCACTGGCAGTAGCATTCATTTCTCTCTGAATATGTGTCACAAATGAAGACAGACATTTCAATTACCCTAGTGTGGTTTCTCCTGATATCATACACGCAAATGGGGTAAAATACTATGTTGGTTGCATAGGAACGAACTGTGACTGTGCATAGAGATAAACAATTAGTCTATGACCCAACACAAATCCCAGATTGAAAAGTGTTCAAGGTAAATCCTTAATGCAACGAGTTGGACAATCTAAAAGTTTGTCTAAAAGCCTAGCTAGAGCGCAGTGCAGTCAGCGAGACACCATTTCAGCACTCAGGGGTCGGCGCTCTTGGGCTTTTATGCGGATATGTCAATATTTCTGATTTAGTGAGCCGGGGAAGGATAGCCTCCCAGATCttggggacagagagatggcagaGTGATGCTGGGGGAGGCCATATTTCTCTGCTCTTCATTACCCAGAAAGCGTTTAAAGAGATTTGTGTCAGAGCCCTTCAATGGCTAAATGGTGGCAGTCCCCACAGAACAGGTCACCGTGACAACCATCTGGGCATCCTGTCAAATGGTACACTAGTAAACTCTCTTGTCTGCAGTTATCAAGTGAGCACTTCCAGGGGACAACTCAGAATGTTGGCCCTAAAATAAGAAGGCTTTGGGTAAGTTTCCATGCTGGAATGGAGAGTTGTGGTGGATTAAGCCAGTGACAGTTACATCTCATTTGGAACAGCCAAACAGCCCTCACACTAATATCTATCTATCCTGGCAGGGAAGGCAGGCAAGCTGTGTGACGTTTCACAGCGCTGGTTGATAACCAAGCCAGTCCGCCCACATTCCACTCTGCAGCACCAGATGTCCGGAAGTTTCCTCAGACTCCGGAGCAGGTCTGACAGAGCCAGATGCATGTTGTGTTCCGGTGGCTCTCTGTTGCTGAAGGCGGCGATCAATACGGCGAGTAAATAACACGCACTAAGCTGCTGTCCCCTCCAAATTAGAGAGAAAATCCAGTAGGTTCTGTACCACAGAACAGCTCCCCCAGGCACCTCTTTCACGGACACACGGGGTCAGCTAACATGGCACCTGTGTATCAGCCGTCTCATGATGTCAGGATCAACACCTCAGGCATGTCATTAAGGCAGCGACACAAACAGGAAAGGGCCCGCTGTCAAAACTTGACAAGGTATGCCGTGGCAAACAGTCATTATTTGGTCAAATTAGAGGGCGACAGCCTCCATAAAATGTGAGATATTATCGTCAGTCACGTCTAAATGTTTCTTCCACGGAATATTGCTTTGAGCGCCGGCGTGCAGACGCACCCGCACCTACGGAATGTAATTCCCACGGCTGACATATTGACTGGGGAATGTCGGTGGCTCGTACGAAGTTGAAGTTCAAGAGTGTGAAAACTGAGCCAATGGGAAAAATGAGAACAGTGAATTTAATGAACATCCCCACCGGGACAAAGGGGACTATCTACTGGCATCAAGGCCGGAGCACAGAGCTAGCTGAGAAAAAAAATAATACTCATTTCAAAAGCTGATGAAATCCGAGGGGATCCACCGCCAGACTGACTCTGCCGCTAGCGAGAGCATAACAAAGCTAGAGCGCGGGAGCGTGCAACACAAGCATGTCCCTGCCAGAGTGTCTTCAGACAAGGCAACTCATACTGTAAAACGGCAGCTGCAGAACAGAGAGGAAACGACAGGTAGCcttagtggttaagagcgttgggccattaaatgaaaggtcgctggtttcgAATCcaagagccgactaggtgaaaatctgtcgatgtgcccttgagcaaggcacttcattGTAGTAAGTCTctctgaataagagtgtctgctaaatgactaaaatgtcaaactaAACCTGAGCCAGGAAAAGGATGCTGGGGAgatgagctaaaataaaaaatCCCTGTCCCCCTTGCCCTTTGTTAGCACATTAGTCCTGTTCAGCTGTCAGGTCATAAGGTCACACCCATAACAAGCCTGTTTTTCAGCTGGATACGACATATTTACCTTTCAACAAGTCCTGACCGTGGCTCATCGAAGCCGCGTCCAAAAACCCAGGGTAAAACAAGCTGCCCTCCTGTCCGGGGCTAAAGGGGCCGCCGCCCAGGCCCCAGGGTCGCTTACCTAGAACCCCACTGTGGTCGATGGGGTACTCCAGCAGGGAGGTGGGCGCCAGGGCGTACGGGTAGTCGTACGGGGAGGCGTAGAGGATGCTGCCGTCCGGCGAGGGAGGCACCAGGGTTGGGGTGCCATTGGGTAACATGCCCTGCATTTGGGGTTGTCGGATGATGTTCATGATGGGGGGCCCTGCCGGTGTGGGGGGCCTCATCTGCTGATGTGGGGCCATCAACTGCCCCTGGGGGGCCTGCATTAGACGGGGGCCCTGAGCGGCGGCGGCCGCCGCTGCAAGAGAGAACGCAAGGGGGTCTGCCATAAGAAGAgttaaagacagaaagacagagagatacaagACAAGGGGGTAGAGATGGTAGTGCGGTTGACCAAAATCACAGGTGGAGAAGCGAGAGTTGGAAAACACAAAAAgtaggaaagggggggggggggggggggggggggggggggtggaaaaaAAGGAAAATTAGACCATGCAATGATCACGGTGAACCAGCAAACAAAAAATGAAGTAAACAAGAAAATAATAAAAGAACCCCATACCAAACTATAAAAAGCGAAAACGCTGCATTCAACACCAATGCACAGACCATATTAAGCATACCAATCACCATGACAACTACGAGTTCATGTACTGCTGACGGCACAAGCCAACAGAAATGGAGCCGGTGgccatggagaggagagatggcgtGAATGTTTCTGATAAGGACCGATGGGAGGATCGCGTCAATCCCCCACAAATACAATCCAGTCTATTGGATGACTGTGAGGCCCTGCTTTGGACAGACTAGTTGAAATCTGCCAGACTATAAAAACTGTTCTGATGCCCTCCACTCCGCTACATGACCGTAAGACCATTTTGGTTGGCTGACAAAATGAATCGACGAAAGATTTTTCAAATTGTTTAGCATTTGCAAATGTTCTGACATGGTGAACATCACAGACAGCGGGGGTGGTTGGATCAATGTTTTACATGTGACTCTGTGACTAATTCATGCTGAGTATCGCAGGTCTGGCAACACAGCTGAGAAAACCAGACACTGGTCCAGACATTGGTGTTAGAAACCAATGTCTGCCCAGTCAAATCATTTCACATTTTACAAATTAGATTTTTATTTCAAAACAAGCCATTAATTTTTGGAGTGAAAAAATGCCCAAAACATTACTAATatcatgatgataataataataataataataacaacaatgcaAACAGTAAATTGTGACAAATTTCATGAAAGTGCAGGACTGCGGGAACTCTGGGTGGGATGAACGCCAAAGAAAGAAACACTTTGGAGATGGGAAAACTAAACAGTGTTTGTAACAGATGCGTGAACTACGTCATGCAGAGATGAGCGAGTGATTTCTGCAGTGCGCTGAAGGCAAATAGAAGCCACCCCGACATTGCAGCAAACTGTGATTGCATCCATATGGGAGGGGGGAAAAGGGCACATCGAGAAGAACCagcgggaggaagagagggggaactgATCTACTTGAATACAGGTGGTTTTAGTAGGTAGGTATACTGGGTCGGACATCTTGGATAACATTTCAGAGCAAAGTGCATAAGTTTATCAAATAAAAAAGCACTGAAATGACTACAAAACATGAGGCAGAGGCACACAGTTAACTGTATATCGTGAGCATCTATTCTTCTCTGTGGTTATTGTGAGGTTCTAAGTGGTTATTGTGAGGTTCTAAGTGGTTATTGTGAGGTTCTAAGTGGTTATTGTGAGGTTCTAAGTGGTTATTGTGAGGTTCTAATTGTGAGGTTCTAAGTGGTTATTGTGAGGTTCTAAGTGGTTATTGTGAGATTCTAAGTGGTTATTGTGAGGTTCTAATTGTGAGGTTCTAAGTGGTTATTGTGAGGTTCTAAGTGGTTATTGTGAAGTTCTAAGTGGTTATTATGAGGTTCTAAGTGATTAATACAATAACAGATGGATTAAGACGATTGATGATAAGCGTTGGTGTGTAACATTAGTCAATGTGGATCCAAACAGGAcctttgtgtagtgtgtgtgtgtggttgtaaaGCGTACGTGTCTTGATGTTGGTGTCTCGGTACGTCCCGTTGAGAATGGCCAGCTCCATCAGCTGCATCTTCTTCAGATTATCCTCTCCTTCCGCCTGGAACAACAAACAAATCAACAGGTCAGTTAACAAGTCCCTTCAGTCATGTCAAGACATGTTACTGTGCTGTGTCCCTATTGCaagtgtgtggggtgggggggatgcGGCTGCTAGaatgctagaatcctgactagaaccaaaaaaatgtatcatatcactccagtgctagcctccctacactggcttcctgtcaaggcaagggctgagttcaaggttttactgctaacctacaaagcattacatgggcttgctcctacccatctctctgatttggtcctgccgtacatacctacacgtacgctacggtcacaagacgcaggcctcctaattgtccctagaatttctaagcaaacagctggaggcagggctttctcctatagagctccatttttatggaacggtctgcctacccatgtgagagacgcaaactcggtctcaacctttaagtctttactgaagactcatctcttcagtgggtcatatgattgagtgtagtctggcccaggagtctGAAGGTGAactgaaaggctctggagcaatgaaccacccttgctgtctctgcctggccggttcccctctttccactgggattctctgcctctaaccctattacaggggctgagtcactggcttactagggctctttcataccttCCCTAGGAGTGGTGCgttacttgagtgggttgagtcactgat
This genomic stretch from Oncorhynchus kisutch isolate 150728-3 linkage group LG7, Okis_V2, whole genome shotgun sequence harbors:
- the LOC109878070 gene encoding protein quaking-A-like isoform X1, which encodes MMVGEIEVKERPRPSPDYLMQLLNEKKLMTSLPNLCGIFTHLDRLLDEEINRVRKDMYNDTANGPIDKQPLELPEALGPIIHLQEKLFVPLKEYPDYNFVGRILGPRGLTAKQLEAETGCKIMVRGKSSMRDRKKEEQNRGKPNWEHLNEDLHVLITVEDTQKRAEIKMKRALEEVKKLLVPAAEGEDNLKKMQLMELAILNGTYRDTNIKTHPLAFSLAAAAAAAQGPRLMQAPQGQLMAPHQQMRPPTPAGPPIMNIIRQPQMQGMLPNGTPTLVPPSPDGSILYASPYDYPYALAPTSLLEYPIDHSGVLGKRPWGLGGGPFSPGQEGSLFYPGFLDAASMSHGQDLLKGAMATKMRRHDSRVHPYQRIVDRAATGN
- the LOC109878070 gene encoding protein quaking-A-like isoform X2, yielding MMVGEIEVKERPRPSPDYLMQLLNEKKLMTSLPNLCGIFTHLDRLLDEEINRVRKDMYNDTANGPIDKQPLELPEALGPIIHLQEKLFVPLKEYPDYNFVGRILGPRGLTAKQLEAETGCKIMVRGKSSMRDRKKEEQNRGKPNWEHLNEDLHVLITVEDTQKRAEIKMKRALEEVKKLLVPAAEGEDNLKKMQLMELAILNGTYRDTNIKTPAAAAAQGPRLMQAPQGQLMAPHQQMRPPTPAGPPIMNIIRQPQMQGMLPNGTPTLVPPSPDGSILYASPYDYPYALAPTSLLEYPIDHSGVLGKRPWGLGGGPFSPGQEGSLFYPGFLDAASMSHGQDLLKGAMATKMRRHDSRVHPYQRIVDRAATGN